One genomic segment of Chloroflexi bacterium ADurb.Bin180 includes these proteins:
- a CDS encoding Bacterial type II secretion system protein F domain protein: protein MSTTTLGLSIATMAMLSVVSLLVGLRRLTHSETAKQQLERLTASPHPTEDAELEESFAERVLKPWLRNQMQAAGRLAPSRNIERIRTDLVRAGHPFNLGVLDFLGVKLLLGLVVGVATFYFATIAGGAALRLIAFPLIGAGIAFLVPDFWLGSRVRKRKGEIRRSLPDALDMLTICVDAGSGLDAGMLKISEKWKNAIAMEFGKVVAEVRIGLTRREALQNLAWRTNVEEVGSFTAVLMQAEQFGLSIASVLHNQSEQMRVKRWQRAEEEARKVPLKMLFPLIFMIFPALLAVSIGPAIPIVVRSFADILR from the coding sequence ATGAGCACCACGACGTTGGGTCTGTCCATTGCGACTATGGCGATGCTGAGCGTTGTTTCGCTGCTGGTTGGCTTGAGGCGGCTGACCCACAGCGAGACTGCCAAACAGCAACTGGAACGCCTCACTGCAAGCCCTCATCCCACCGAAGACGCCGAACTCGAAGAGAGCTTTGCCGAGCGCGTGCTCAAGCCGTGGTTGCGCAACCAGATGCAGGCCGCGGGCCGTCTGGCTCCATCCCGCAACATCGAGCGAATTCGAACGGACCTGGTCAGGGCCGGGCACCCCTTCAACCTCGGCGTGTTGGATTTCCTCGGCGTCAAGCTTCTGCTGGGGCTTGTCGTGGGAGTGGCTACATTCTATTTCGCGACCATCGCCGGCGGTGCCGCACTCCGCTTGATCGCCTTCCCGCTCATTGGCGCCGGGATCGCCTTTCTTGTGCCTGACTTTTGGCTGGGCTCGCGCGTCCGCAAACGCAAGGGGGAAATCAGGCGCAGCCTGCCCGATGCCCTGGACATGCTCACCATCTGCGTTGATGCCGGATCCGGCCTCGACGCCGGCATGCTCAAAATCAGCGAGAAGTGGAAGAACGCCATCGCCATGGAGTTCGGCAAAGTCGTGGCCGAGGTGCGCATCGGGCTGACCAGGCGCGAGGCCCTGCAGAACCTGGCCTGGCGCACCAATGTCGAGGAAGTGGGCAGCTTTACCGCGGTGCTGATGCAGGCCGAGCAGTTCGGGCTGAGCATTGCCAGCGTCCTTCACAACCAGTCGGAGCAGATGCGCGTCAAACGCTGGCAGAGAGCAGAGGAAGAGGCCCGCAAGGTACCGCTCAAGATGCTGTTTCCGCTCATCTTTATGATCTTTCCGGCACTTTTGGCCGTCTCCATCGGGCCGGCCATTCCCATCGTGGTTCGTAGCTTTGCCGACATCTTGAGGTAG
- the norV gene encoding Anaerobic nitric oxide reductase flavorubredoxin, protein MPAIEMKPGIWWVGVNVRSHDLFEGLWPIPDGVSLNSYIVKGDKIAIIDLVREWSGSSSNLLQQLETAGIAPADVDYIVANHLEPDHSEFLRNFRRLAPRAEILASPKGIELAQALCGVTEGARAVADGEELDLGAGKKLVFAHIPFVHWPDTMVTYEPNSQVLFSCDAFGGFGALKGILYDDEVLPEDQDFYYREMLRYYANIVANFAKPVQRAIDKLKGIPVSVIAPSHGLVWRSDPGEVVQRYLRFAGYSGGQCEKGITLLWSSMYGNTKAVTDAVMRGVAREGVPMEVFEVPLADHSYILASVFKNKGIIVGAPTYEVKMFPPMAQVLDSIARKRMTGRKAFHFGSFGWSGGAQKEFETVAEELKWELSESLEFRGAPSSEDLSKAEDLAAAFARAIRDAA, encoded by the coding sequence ATGCCCGCAATCGAAATGAAACCCGGCATCTGGTGGGTCGGTGTCAACGTCCGTTCCCACGACCTGTTCGAGGGGCTATGGCCCATCCCCGACGGCGTGTCGCTGAACTCGTACATCGTCAAAGGTGACAAGATCGCCATCATCGACCTGGTGAGGGAGTGGAGCGGCAGCTCCAGTAACTTGCTGCAGCAGCTAGAGACAGCCGGCATAGCGCCTGCGGACGTCGACTATATTGTGGCCAACCACCTGGAACCTGATCACTCCGAGTTCTTGCGCAACTTTCGCCGGCTTGCCCCCAGGGCAGAGATCCTGGCCTCGCCCAAGGGGATTGAGCTAGCGCAGGCCCTCTGCGGGGTCACCGAAGGAGCACGTGCCGTGGCCGACGGCGAGGAACTGGACCTGGGCGCAGGCAAAAAGCTGGTGTTTGCCCATATCCCGTTCGTTCACTGGCCGGACACGATGGTGACCTACGAACCAAACAGCCAGGTTCTGTTCTCGTGCGATGCCTTTGGCGGATTTGGCGCCCTCAAGGGCATTCTCTACGACGATGAGGTCCTGCCCGAAGACCAGGATTTCTATTACCGCGAAATGCTGCGCTACTATGCCAACATCGTCGCCAACTTTGCCAAACCCGTGCAGCGCGCCATCGACAAGCTCAAGGGCATCCCCGTGTCGGTGATCGCTCCGTCGCACGGGCTGGTGTGGCGATCTGATCCGGGGGAGGTCGTCCAGCGCTACCTCAGGTTCGCCGGTTACTCTGGCGGTCAGTGCGAAAAGGGCATCACCCTGCTGTGGAGCAGCATGTATGGCAATACCAAGGCCGTGACCGATGCCGTGATGCGCGGCGTGGCCCGCGAAGGAGTGCCGATGGAAGTCTTCGAGGTACCACTGGCGGACCACTCTTACATTCTTGCTTCCGTATTCAAGAACAAGGGGATCATCGTCGGTGCTCCAACCTATGAGGTCAAGATGTTTCCACCTATGGCTCAGGTTCTCGACAGCATCGCGCGCAAGAGAATGACCGGCCGGAAAGCCTTCCATTTCGGCTCTTTCGGTTGGTCCGGAGGGGCCCAGAAGGAGTTCGAAACCGTTGCTGAGGAGCTCAAGTGGGAGCTGTCCGAGTCGCTCGAGTTCCGTGGTGCGCCCTCATCTGAGGATCTGTCCAAAGCGGAGGACCTGGCAGCCGCTTTTGCCCGCGCCATCCGCGACGCGGCCTGA
- a CDS encoding Tetratricopeptide repeat protein produces the protein MEEQPIIDSVPDTTAQEQQADTVYQQGLLDFQNGRWDQAAASFEEVLRLRPDHAAARAFLDETRVKASLEEARPKPKRVRFGGRLKYIALALAVLALLVGAAYAGRYAYNTWIRPDETKTQEQRQKAQQVTRAYQLLANRDYANAEEAFNELLAADPGNTAWTQALEQIEQRKALDADYASAEAAVIAKDWARAETILRSVIAVDPRYGDAQVKLLYVQQQATLSAAFARAEAAYKTGKWAEACRAYEDLIDLSVDYEKATVSAHLFDGYYKQAIELVEGSKGSLEALVEAKALFQKALSLQPQNEVVSLQVSLADKYLEAQRLIVLGNRPAAVLLLQYVVDKQPDYAGGSAAILLHGTESTPAPPPTPVAPLPTSIAPLPTAVTPAPAPEPSEPVPHPTQITPGGTVEPENEFQRQFVQLMRDGDNAASVGDWATAEAHYRSAALVGVHGGQDTARLLFAAFVKQGTAAAKAGNLAAGTGLIKTGLDIITRSATAIPVELYEDSIRQGDFKVAQSDYLSALSHYDQAVTILAGKCNCGLENWSVVP, from the coding sequence ATGGAAGAACAACCAATCATTGACAGTGTTCCCGATACGACAGCACAGGAGCAGCAGGCCGACACGGTGTACCAGCAAGGTCTGCTCGATTTTCAGAATGGCCGCTGGGATCAGGCTGCGGCCAGCTTTGAAGAGGTACTGCGCCTGCGCCCTGACCATGCTGCCGCCCGCGCCTTCCTGGACGAAACCCGCGTCAAGGCCTCCCTGGAAGAGGCGCGGCCCAAACCCAAGCGAGTGCGCTTTGGTGGGCGCCTGAAATACATCGCCCTCGCGCTCGCCGTCCTGGCACTGCTGGTGGGCGCTGCTTACGCTGGCCGCTACGCCTACAACACGTGGATTCGTCCCGACGAAACCAAGACACAGGAGCAGCGACAAAAGGCCCAGCAAGTGACACGTGCTTACCAACTCCTTGCCAACCGCGACTATGCCAACGCTGAGGAGGCCTTTAACGAACTGCTCGCCGCCGATCCTGGCAACACGGCCTGGACGCAGGCCCTCGAGCAGATCGAGCAAAGAAAGGCCCTCGACGCCGACTATGCCAGCGCCGAAGCAGCGGTGATCGCTAAGGACTGGGCCAGGGCTGAGACGATTCTCCGATCAGTGATTGCGGTTGATCCGCGGTATGGCGACGCGCAGGTCAAACTGCTCTATGTCCAGCAGCAGGCGACGCTGAGTGCAGCCTTTGCGCGGGCTGAGGCAGCCTACAAGACAGGCAAGTGGGCTGAGGCGTGCCGCGCCTACGAGGACTTGATCGACCTGAGCGTCGATTATGAGAAGGCAACGGTCAGCGCGCACCTGTTCGACGGTTACTACAAGCAAGCCATCGAGCTGGTGGAGGGCAGCAAGGGCAGCCTGGAGGCCCTGGTTGAAGCCAAGGCGTTGTTCCAGAAGGCTCTCTCGCTCCAGCCACAGAACGAGGTGGTGTCGCTGCAGGTATCTCTGGCTGACAAGTACCTGGAGGCCCAGAGACTGATTGTCCTGGGTAATAGACCCGCGGCAGTGCTGCTGCTGCAGTATGTGGTGGACAAGCAGCCCGACTATGCCGGCGGAAGTGCCGCCATCCTTCTGCACGGGACCGAGTCCACGCCTGCGCCCCCGCCGACGCCGGTTGCTCCGCTGCCAACCTCCATTGCGCCGCTGCCTACCGCCGTCACGCCTGCGCCGGCTCCGGAGCCATCTGAACCCGTGCCCCACCCGACGCAGATCACCCCGGGTGGAACAGTCGAGCCAGAGAACGAGTTCCAGCGCCAGTTCGTCCAGTTGATGCGCGATGGCGACAACGCCGCGAGTGTTGGGGACTGGGCAACAGCCGAGGCCCATTACCGCTCGGCGGCCCTTGTTGGTGTTCATGGTGGCCAAGATACGGCGCGACTGCTGTTTGCAGCCTTTGTCAAGCAGGGAACAGCCGCCGCCAAGGCAGGCAATCTGGCCGCCGGCACAGGGCTCATCAAGACAGGATTGGACATCATCACCCGAAGCGCCACGGCCATCCCCGTGGAACTGTATGAGGACAGCATCCGCCAGGGCGACTTTAAGGTAGCACAAAGTGATTACCTGTCCGCACTCAGCCACTATGACCAGGCGGTCACTATCCTGGCTGGCAAGTGCAATTGCGGCCTGGAGAACTGGAGCGTCGTGCCATGA
- the licC gene encoding Lichenan permease IIC component: MTRQPSSLDWPALLSDLMERAAPLLDEPHLESMRDGLTSLTPVLILGSLALLLRELPLLPWQRMVTEHAWIARWLQALFKLTFGCFSLYVVCAVSLRLAQRKTIQPAWPTGLAVLVFGLLTIERLRPALAARFGPENLVLALVVALLTVEACALSVADAQVSPETKSTPREWHPVVARALLSLAIIGLACLARLLPSLTAFNTLLGLGDHLVSLLSSGPACVLTEVAHSLLWVLGIDGNLILGSALQPLLTGNAVANGLARWSGQAPRWIYSDLFRVYVVAGGSGTTLPLAIYLSRSRSQRLRQAGRENLRAGFFNRNESLIFDTPIIFNPLLAVPFVVVTGLNATAAYVAHALGWVTPAYIYLPRALPAPLSAWLSTGYDVRALALSIATWLVIPAIVWLPFFKVWERRILLSERLGGDEGTQP; the protein is encoded by the coding sequence ATGACCCGGCAACCTTCCTCTCTTGATTGGCCCGCACTACTCTCCGACTTGATGGAGCGAGCAGCTCCCCTTCTGGACGAGCCTCACCTGGAGTCAATGCGTGACGGACTGACCTCTCTCACCCCGGTGCTCATCCTGGGCAGCCTGGCGTTGTTGCTTCGCGAGTTGCCCCTTTTGCCCTGGCAGAGGATGGTCACAGAGCACGCCTGGATTGCCCGCTGGCTCCAGGCGCTGTTCAAGCTCACCTTTGGTTGCTTCTCCCTCTACGTCGTCTGCGCCGTCTCTCTCCGCCTGGCGCAAAGGAAGACCATCCAGCCCGCCTGGCCCACCGGGCTTGCCGTCCTGGTGTTTGGCCTACTCACCATCGAGCGACTGCGGCCGGCACTGGCGGCTCGTTTCGGCCCGGAGAACCTGGTGTTGGCCCTGGTGGTAGCCTTGCTCACCGTTGAAGCTTGCGCGCTGTCTGTCGCCGATGCCCAGGTTTCGCCTGAGACAAAGTCAACCCCTCGCGAATGGCACCCGGTCGTAGCCAGAGCCCTACTCTCGTTGGCAATTATCGGCCTGGCCTGTCTGGCACGCCTCTTGCCCAGTCTGACCGCCTTCAACACGCTCCTAGGGTTGGGGGACCATCTCGTCTCCCTGCTCTCCTCTGGCCCGGCCTGTGTTCTGACGGAGGTAGCCCACTCCCTGCTCTGGGTGCTGGGCATCGATGGCAACCTGATCCTGGGGTCGGCACTGCAACCGCTACTGACCGGCAACGCAGTGGCGAACGGCCTCGCGCGCTGGTCCGGCCAGGCTCCGCGGTGGATCTATTCGGACCTCTTCCGCGTCTACGTCGTCGCCGGCGGATCAGGCACCACGCTGCCATTGGCCATCTACCTCTCGCGCTCGAGATCGCAACGCCTTCGCCAGGCAGGGCGTGAGAACCTGCGCGCGGGGTTCTTCAACCGCAACGAGAGCCTCATCTTTGACACGCCGATCATTTTCAACCCGCTGCTCGCTGTGCCGTTCGTGGTAGTAACCGGCCTGAATGCCACCGCTGCTTATGTGGCTCACGCCCTGGGCTGGGTTACGCCGGCTTACATCTACTTGCCCCGGGCACTGCCCGCGCCGTTGTCCGCCTGGCTCTCCACCGGCTACGACGTCAGGGCCCTGGCCCTCTCCATCGCGACCTGGCTCGTAATCCCGGCCATTGTCTGGCTGCCTTTCTTCAAGGTCTGGGAGAGACGCATCCTACTCTCCGAGCGCCTTGGCGGAGATGAAGGCACACAACCGTGA
- a CDS encoding Prenyltransferase and squalene oxidase repeat protein: MSGTFIRKQAPLLLALLVIALVAGCAPKPTPTAVPPTKVPPTAVPPTAIPPTPAPTPTEVPATPALKAVEWLRSQQQDDGSLNTGFGHPAGVTCDAVLAIVASGGDASSWRKEAGQPSLTEYLSTSAGEYATDAATTAKLIVTIAAAKQDPRTFGGKDWLAVLQSLAQTKGTYDAGAVGQAWAILALKAAGEPVPAEAVAVLESYQLDSGAWDSAFGPDNDTVAIVLQALVAGGEAKNAASIQKALAFFETQQNDDGGFPAIKPSEWGTDTNANSTANVLMALYAVGEDPSAGKWKKPDGDPLTALLKLQTADGKVEFQPGIGSPVMATVQAIPALEGKFLPLGSK; this comes from the coding sequence ATGTCCGGAACCTTCATTCGCAAACAAGCACCGCTTCTCCTGGCTCTGCTGGTGATCGCTCTGGTCGCCGGCTGCGCACCCAAGCCAACCCCTACCGCAGTGCCTCCCACGAAGGTACCGCCAACAGCGGTGCCACCGACGGCGATTCCGCCCACCCCGGCGCCCACGCCTACTGAGGTGCCGGCGACACCAGCACTCAAAGCAGTGGAGTGGCTGCGCTCACAGCAACAGGACGATGGCAGTCTGAACACCGGCTTTGGCCACCCTGCCGGCGTCACCTGCGATGCAGTCCTCGCCATCGTTGCCAGCGGCGGCGACGCCTCATCGTGGCGCAAGGAGGCAGGCCAGCCTTCTCTGACCGAGTACCTCTCCACGTCCGCCGGTGAGTACGCCACGGATGCCGCCACCACCGCCAAGCTGATCGTGACCATCGCCGCCGCCAAGCAGGACCCCAGGACCTTTGGCGGCAAGGATTGGCTGGCTGTGCTCCAATCCTTGGCGCAGACCAAGGGAACGTACGACGCAGGCGCGGTCGGTCAGGCCTGGGCCATCCTGGCGCTCAAGGCAGCGGGAGAACCTGTGCCGGCCGAGGCGGTGGCCGTTCTCGAGAGCTACCAACTGGACTCTGGCGCCTGGGATTCTGCCTTTGGGCCAGACAACGATACGGTGGCCATCGTGCTGCAGGCCCTCGTAGCGGGCGGCGAAGCCAAGAACGCAGCGTCCATCCAGAAGGCTCTGGCCTTCTTTGAGACCCAACAGAACGACGATGGCGGCTTTCCAGCGATCAAACCGTCCGAGTGGGGCACTGACACAAATGCCAACTCCACTGCTAATGTGCTCATGGCCCTGTACGCTGTGGGAGAAGACCCCTCTGCCGGCAAGTGGAAAAAGCCTGATGGCGACCCGCTCACTGCTCTGCTCAAGCTGCAGACAGCCGACGGTAAGGTCGAGTTCCAGCCTGGAATTGGCAGCCCGGTTATGGCCACAGTGCAGGCCATTCCAGCGCTTGAGGGCAAGTTCCTGCCGCTGGGTTCCAAGTAG
- a CDS encoding putative conjugal transfer protein — translation MTLASRPPGQAIGHTRPDSTGARDDARLSARIREKVLARLDPQLDISNPTIVRRTIEAMFPKVVEEENAAMSRTERMLLLEQVLAEILGFGPIEPLLQDNTITEIMINGPRKIYIERAGKIEKTSCVFENEEHLLRIIDRIVAPLGRRVDESSPMVDARLPDGSRVNVTIPPISLVGPVVTIRKFSHIPFTDNDLQTFGTITPEFIQLTRAAVEARLNMIISGGTGSGKTTLLNVLSQYIPSRERIITIEDAAELQLKQEHVVTLEARPPNIEGKGQITIRDLVINALRMRPDRIVVGEARGGEALDMLQAMNTGHDGSLSTLHANTARDALRRLETMVLMSGMDLPLRAIREQISSAIDCIIHLDRMSDGSRRVVQVAEVQGMEGEVVVMQDILRFEQTGQKDGKILGRLNPTGIRPKFAEKIEHAGIKLPGNIFGVGLEALLRK, via the coding sequence ATGACCCTTGCGAGCCGCCCCCCGGGGCAAGCCATCGGCCACACGCGACCAGACAGTACCGGAGCCCGAGACGATGCCAGGCTGAGTGCGCGCATCCGCGAAAAAGTGCTGGCACGGCTGGATCCGCAGCTCGACATCAGCAACCCAACCATTGTCCGCCGCACCATTGAGGCGATGTTCCCCAAAGTCGTCGAGGAAGAGAATGCGGCCATGAGCCGCACGGAGCGGATGCTGCTCCTGGAGCAGGTGCTGGCGGAAATCCTCGGGTTTGGTCCTATCGAACCACTCCTGCAGGACAATACCATCACCGAGATCATGATCAATGGGCCGCGCAAGATTTACATCGAACGCGCCGGCAAGATTGAAAAGACCAGTTGTGTGTTCGAGAACGAGGAACACCTGCTGAGAATCATCGACCGCATCGTCGCTCCCCTGGGTCGGCGCGTCGACGAGTCTTCCCCGATGGTTGATGCCCGCCTCCCGGATGGCTCTCGCGTAAACGTAACCATTCCACCGATCTCGCTGGTCGGACCTGTAGTTACCATCCGCAAGTTCTCGCACATTCCCTTCACCGACAACGACTTGCAGACCTTTGGCACCATCACTCCCGAATTCATCCAGCTCACTAGAGCCGCCGTTGAAGCGCGGCTGAACATGATCATCTCGGGCGGAACTGGTTCGGGCAAGACCACCCTGCTCAATGTTCTCTCCCAGTACATTCCGTCTCGGGAGCGCATCATCACCATCGAAGACGCGGCAGAACTACAGCTCAAGCAGGAACACGTGGTCACTCTTGAAGCACGGCCACCCAACATCGAAGGCAAAGGGCAGATCACGATCCGCGACCTGGTAATCAACGCGCTCCGTATGAGGCCCGACCGCATCGTCGTCGGCGAAGCCCGCGGCGGCGAGGCCCTCGACATGCTGCAGGCTATGAACACCGGCCACGATGGCAGCCTGAGCACTCTCCACGCCAACACCGCCCGCGACGCGCTGCGCCGTTTGGAGACCATGGTCCTGATGTCCGGTATGGACCTGCCGCTGCGGGCCATCCGTGAGCAGATCTCTTCGGCCATCGACTGCATCATTCACCTCGACCGTATGAGCGATGGCTCCCGCCGCGTCGTTCAGGTAGCCGAGGTGCAGGGGATGGAAGGCGAAGTGGTCGTGATGCAGGACATCCTCCGCTTTGAACAAACCGGCCAAAAGGACGGCAAGATCCTCGGTCGGCTGAATCCCACCGGCATCAGACCCAAGTTTGCCGAAAAGATCGAGCACGCCGGAATCAAGCTGCCCGGCAACATCTTTGGCGTCGGCCTGGAGGCACTGCTCCGCAAATGA
- the ecfT_1 gene encoding Energy-coupling factor transporter transmembrane protein EcfT, whose product MTYHTLTWLAWLCAAAFAALVNSQPLQTVLLILTVGTVFTIASKASTGGESSGAGRHTAAGWGTFLRLGLWVWAVATIFNLLFAHAGRVILFTLPRNWPLIGGPITLEALLYGLSNGASLFAVLLVFATFNLALDSHRLLRWLPSGLFQAGLVVSIALSFIPQLMSSFQEIREAQRVRGHQFRGLRDWIPLFVPLITTALERSLTLAESMEARGFGGIAPQSKEAGRTASSRSLATPLTIVGLVALLTGLLMRAIVSQALTVTTILLFGGTIALLAALYVQGRGFQRSHYRFEAWCPGDTYVAALSLASLVALGLIQWRAPSLLYYYPYPPSNPWPGFSPWVGLATSLLAAPILWWQRDTRQPNRLAPDHVEQVPQGLP is encoded by the coding sequence ATGACCTACCACACGCTGACCTGGTTGGCATGGCTGTGTGCCGCGGCCTTTGCGGCACTGGTCAACAGTCAGCCGCTGCAGACGGTGCTGCTGATCCTCACCGTGGGAACGGTCTTTACCATTGCCAGCAAGGCCAGCACGGGCGGCGAAAGCAGCGGCGCCGGCAGACACACTGCCGCTGGCTGGGGCACTTTTCTGCGCTTGGGACTGTGGGTATGGGCTGTCGCCACCATTTTCAACCTGCTCTTTGCCCACGCCGGCCGGGTGATCCTTTTCACCCTGCCTCGCAACTGGCCGCTTATCGGCGGGCCCATTACACTGGAGGCACTGCTGTACGGGTTGTCCAATGGTGCGAGCCTGTTCGCTGTGCTGCTGGTGTTTGCCACGTTCAACCTGGCACTGGACTCGCATCGCCTCTTGCGGTGGCTTCCGTCGGGCCTCTTCCAGGCCGGCCTGGTAGTCTCCATTGCGCTGTCCTTCATCCCCCAACTCATGTCCAGCTTTCAGGAGATTCGCGAAGCTCAGCGGGTGCGCGGACACCAGTTCCGCGGCCTCCGCGATTGGATCCCTCTGTTCGTTCCCTTGATCACCACGGCTCTCGAACGCTCCCTCACCCTGGCTGAGTCGATGGAGGCACGTGGCTTTGGCGGGATCGCGCCGCAGTCGAAAGAGGCCGGCAGGACTGCCTCGAGCCGCTCTCTGGCCACGCCCCTGACCATCGTGGGACTTGTTGCGCTGCTGACCGGCCTCCTGATGCGGGCCATCGTTAGCCAGGCGCTCACTGTCACTACTATTCTGCTCTTTGGCGGCACAATTGCACTTCTGGCTGCGCTCTATGTGCAGGGGCGTGGCTTCCAGCGCTCTCACTACCGCTTTGAAGCATGGTGCCCGGGTGACACCTACGTGGCTGCGCTGTCATTGGCCTCGCTGGTCGCACTGGGCCTGATTCAGTGGCGCGCGCCATCACTGCTGTACTACTACCCCTATCCACCTTCCAATCCCTGGCCGGGGTTCTCGCCATGGGTAGGCCTGGCTACCAGTCTCCTCGCTGCCCCGATACTGTGGTGGCAAAGGGATACCAGACAGCCGAACCGACTTGCTCCCGACCACGTGGAGCAAGTGCCTCAAGGGCTGCCATGA
- a CDS encoding Ferric reductase like transmembrane component yields the protein MDEKTVRLVRSALQWFVELTVIIIILTLWNTPSSGALNLARAAGLIGYIALFLAILSFEFVTEMTQLYGRPYLAVHHWLAFAGLGLALLHALAMAGMERDSSVLVPRLGSLRTFLTFGGPPALYLLLIAAAAGFLRGRIGSSWKYIHWLNYAAFFLILAHSWLRGTNVPQGILSVLWPAMALIVLVVFVHKHLLRKGRPAS from the coding sequence ATGGACGAGAAAACGGTGCGTCTGGTTCGGTCGGCTCTGCAGTGGTTCGTCGAGCTGACGGTGATCATCATCATTCTCACTCTCTGGAATACGCCCTCTTCTGGAGCGCTCAACCTGGCTCGCGCGGCTGGTTTGATTGGCTATATCGCCCTCTTCCTGGCGATTCTGTCCTTCGAGTTCGTGACGGAGATGACCCAGCTCTACGGAAGACCGTACCTGGCGGTCCATCACTGGCTAGCCTTCGCCGGCCTGGGACTGGCGCTGCTGCACGCCCTGGCGATGGCCGGGATGGAGAGGGACAGTTCGGTTCTTGTCCCGCGTTTAGGTTCGCTGCGGACCTTCTTGACCTTTGGTGGGCCGCCGGCGCTGTACCTGCTTCTCATCGCAGCAGCGGCGGGGTTTCTGCGCGGACGTATCGGTTCATCCTGGAAGTACATCCACTGGCTGAACTATGCAGCCTTCTTTTTGATCCTGGCCCACTCCTGGCTGCGGGGAACCAACGTGCCCCAGGGGATACTGAGCGTTCTGTGGCCGGCGATGGCGCTCATTGTGCTCGTTGTGTTTGTGCACAAGCACCTGTTGCGTAAGGGGCGGCCAGCAAGCTGA